One genomic segment of Nothobranchius furzeri strain GRZ-AD chromosome 10, NfurGRZ-RIMD1, whole genome shotgun sequence includes these proteins:
- the LOC107373901 gene encoding uncharacterized protein isoform X10 — MRDSSLVSEESDPSDEVSEEEYVPDSVSSSSDSDKLSDKKLPQREQFEVQEEEMSLKTTARTEDAENIQSSSVSSTEKKNYCFVCDKPQSKLARHFQVHEKTHAEVAEVLALPINSKMRKLKLDRLRNKGNCKHNSEVYKSGSGLLKIKRKPKKIYDLNQYVHCTYCQGLYLRKHFWRHAHKCKAKPLQDEQESGRVLTLASMVDSSLCQQISQSVWKLLSVMRDDEVATAVRSDFNILQLAQSFFNKHGQDPTKHEYIRQKIREVGRLLLILRKDYSVYNLEEAVRPSNFHTLVQAVKKVSGFDEEKHSFQTPSLALKLGHSLHKICDIINCKALMTGDCELKKSTQAFKKLYSTKWSELVSHTALTTLDDKHFNKPSTLPFTEDVKRLHQHLEKVGNSASETLKCDPSPQAYGELCKTTLSKIILFNRRRGGEVSKMHLSAFAMRDTSPLHKDVALGLSQFEQKLCAHFSRVEIKGKRGRKVAVLLSPDMVEAINILISRRQECGVPQKNPFLFARPHCLTPFRAQDCLRLYSNQCGAQRPDLLRSTQLRKHVATLSQVLNLKNHELDQVADFLGHDIRVHREYYRLPEATTQLAKISKLLIALDKGALSDLQGKTLEEIEIEDELDLTDSDGGEESETEELTECSTNEEPSEPPGTRDESKRAREPVDDISGTSKDVDSPGEGTSQAFPDQEAQKKRPRRIQKRPWSPKEVAAVMKYFSKHINTGKLASFIEIEQCKKAEYLVLKGRSPQNIRDFVRNRGKAKKKS; from the exons ATGAGGGATTCTTCATTG GTTTCTGAAGAAAGTGACCCAAGTGATGAAGTGTCAGAGGAAGAATATGTCCCTGATTCTGTAAGCTCTTCAAGTGATTCAGACAAACTCTCAGATAAGAAGCTACCACAACGTGAACAGTTTGAAGTTCAAGAAGAAGAAATGTCTTTAAAGACTACTGCAAGAACTGAGGATGCGGAGAACATCCAGTCGTCTAGTGTATCTTCTACTGAGAAGAAAAATTATTGCTTTGTTTGTGACAAGCCACAATCTAAACTTGCTCGACACTTCCAAGTTCATGAGAAGACACATGCAGAAGTTGCTGAAGTTTTGGCTCTACCAATAAATTCGAAAATGCGTAAACTAAAGTTGGATCGTTTAAGGAACAAGGGAAACTGTAAACACAACTCTGAGGTTTACAAAAGTGGCAGTGGACTGCTAAAAATCAAACGCAAACCAAAGAAGATATATGACTTGAACCAGTATGTGCACTGCACTTATTGCCAAGGGCTTTATCTTCGCAAGCACTTCTGGCGACATGCTCATAAATGTAAAGCAAAACCACTGCAAGATGAACAAGAGAGTGGAAGGGTCTTGACTTTGGCCTCAATGGTGGACTCATCCTTGTGTCAACAAATATCCCAAAGTGTTTGGAAGCTCTTATCTGTGATGAGAGATGATGAAGTGGCTACTGCTGTACGAAGTGATTTTAACATACTTCAGCTTGCACAGTCATTTTTTAATAAACATGGCCAAGATCCCACCAAGCACGAATATATTCGTCAGAAGATACGTGAAGTTGGAAGACTCCTTCTAATCCTGCGCAAAGATTATTCAGTATACAATCTTGAAGAAGCAGTCAGGCCTTCAAATTTCCATACACTTGTCCAAGCTGTTAAGAAAGTCTCAGGGTTTGATGAAGAAAAGCATTCATTCCAAACGCCAAGCCTTGCTCTGAAGTTAGGGCATTCGTTGCACAAGATTTGTGACATTATAAACTGTAAAGCTTTGATGACAGGAGACTGTGAGCTAAAAAAGTCAACCCAAGCTTTCAAAAAACTGTACTCAACTAAGTGGTCTGAACTAGTGTCTCACACAGCTTTAACCACCTTAGATGACAAGCACTTCAACAAACCATCCACTCTCCCGTTCACTGAGGATGTTAAACGTCTTCACCAACATCTTGAAAAGGTTGGAAATTCAGCATCAGAGACCTTGAAATGCGATCCATCACCACAAGCCTATGGAGAACTTTGTAAAACTACACTGTCAAAAATAATTTTGTTCAACCGAAGACGAGGGGGAGAGGTTTCTAAAATGCACCTGTCTGCCTTTGCTATGAGGGACACATCTCCTTTACATAAAGATGTTGCACTTGGTCTTTCACAATTTGAACAAAAACTCTGTGCCCATTTCAGCCGTGTTGAAATTAAAGGTAAGAGGGGGCGAAAGGTTGCTGTACTATTGTCGCCAGACATGGTGGAAGCCATCAACATTCTCATCAGCAGAAGACAAGAGTGTGGAGTGCCACAGAAAAACCCTTTTCTCTTTGCTCGACCCCACTGTCTCACTCCGTTTCGCGCACAGGACTGTCTGAGGCTTTATTCAAATCAGTGTGGTGCTCAAAGACCTGACCTGCTTCGATCAACACAACTACGCAAGCATGTTGCAACATTATCACAGGTTTTGAATCTCAAAAACCATGAACTGGACCAAGTTGCTGACTTTCTGGGACATGATATTCGTGTTCATAGAGAATATTATAGGCTGCCAGAGGCCACAACCCAACTTGCAAAAATATCAAAATTACTTATTGCATTGGACAAAGGGGCACTTTCTGATCTTCAAGGCAAAACACTGGAGGAGATAGAAATTGAAG ATGAGCTTGACCTGACAGACTCTGATGGAGGTGAAGAAAGTGAGACCGAGGAATTGACAGAATGCAGCACAAATGAAGAACCCAGTGAACCTCCAGGCACCAGAGATG AAAGCAAGAGAGCCAGAGAGCCTGTTGATGATATTTCAGGTACATCTAAGG ATGTTGACTCTCCTGGAGAAGGAACATCTCAAG caTTTCCTGATCAAGAAGCCCAAAAGAAGCGCCCTCGAAGGATTCAAAAGCGTCCCTGGTCTCCAAAAGAAGTTGCTGCAGTGATGAAGTACTTTAGCAAACACATCAACACTGGGAAGCTGGCATCCTTCATTGAAATAGAACAGTGTAAAAAGGCTGAATATCTCGTCCTTAAAGGCCGATCTCCACAGAACATAAGAGACTTTGTTCGAAACAGAGgcaaagctaaaaaaaaatccTAG